From the genome of Planktothrix serta PCC 8927, one region includes:
- the rpmB gene encoding 50S ribosomal protein L28, translating into MSRICQLTGKKANNGMAVSHSHRRTHKLQEANLQWKRIWWPQGKRWVRLKLSTKAIKTIDSKGLQAMAKKAGIDLNKF; encoded by the coding sequence ATGTCTCGGATTTGTCAGTTAACGGGAAAGAAAGCCAACAACGGGATGGCTGTGTCTCACTCCCACCGTCGTACCCACAAGTTACAAGAAGCGAATTTACAGTGGAAACGGATTTGGTGGCCCCAAGGTAAACGCTGGGTTAGATTGAAACTTTCTACAAAAGCAATTAAAACCATTGATAGCAAAGGCTTACAAGCAATGGCGAAGAAAGCCGGAATTGATTTGAATAAATTTTAA